Sequence from the Candidatus Margulisiibacteriota bacterium genome:
AACTTGTCTGTCTGTATTTAATGTAACTGTCATATTTTTTCCCTCCATAAATTTTTGCCTTTTTTGAATATCGAGCAAAAAATTTCCCTTAAGGTAATATACCTTCATAAATTTTTTATATTCAAAGCGGGCTGATTTTTCGGGTTTTCGAGAGCTCTGTTCCCCCATATATATTAATCCCGTTCTGAGCTATGGATTAAACATGAAAAATTTATGTTGCTTTAAGGCGGTGTTCTGATTGGAATGCAGAGAAATAGCAGCTTCGAATAATTCCGCCTCTCTCTGTCACTTCCCTTCGACTAGGCTCAGGGCAAGCGTGACATCTCTCTCCGCTCGCGGAGAAAGAAAATTCTATAAATTTTTGTATTTGTATAAGAATATTTTAGTGTCTATTTGAGGCTTTTCTCCGCGGGCGGAGAAGAGCTGGCCAAAGGCCTGAGAAGAGGCGGTATTTATTTTTTTGCAGGTGCAGTCGGTTTTGCCGCAGGAGCAGCGGGTGATGGAGTTTTTGCTGGTTCCGGTGCCTTGTGCGCTGCCGGTTCCGGTTTTTCTTCTGGCCCTTTGGGTTTGTCCGGTGTTTTTTGCTCTTGTTTTGAGTTTTTGAATTTTTCCAGAATGGATTTAATTTCCCCCTGGAGTTTTTTAACTTCCGCAGACTCTTGCATGGATTTGTTCATTTCTGTCAGGTCTTTGGATTGTTTGGCAATGTCCGCCAATTGTTTATTTAACTTGATCAGGTCCTCATAAAGTTTTTGCATGTCTACCAAGGTTTTTTTCTCGCCATAATTTTTGTTTATCTGTTTGGAAACTTTCAAATCTTTAACAATATTATCAAAGAATACAGCATTATTTTGAGGAGTTTCGGTTTCGCGTAAACCTTCGAACCCTTTGGTCTCCAAAAGAGTCGCGTAATTCTCCAAACGGGCATTTCCTGTGGACATAGAATTCCTTAAATCACTATTTTGTTTTAAAGCATTATTGTAATTATTAATCATTTGATCTAGATAATTCATTTCATTCGGAAAATTTTTTTTCGATTTCCCTGATTCTAAATCCTTCTTACGGTCTTGATATATTTTTAATTCTTTATTAAATTTTTGGTCACTAGCGTTAAGATAGTTTGAGTTGGCTTTAATTTGGTCTTTGATTTTTGCTGCCAGTTGTTTAGCATCCGGTGCCTGTATTTGAGGTTGTTGGCCGGGTTGTGACGCGGCAGGCGCGGTTGGTTGTTTGGGAGGAGCTCCAGCAGGTGGTAGCCGGTTTGGCGCTTTCGTACCAGGACTTTCTCCTTCTGGAGCGCTTGCCGTGGGCTGTCTTACAGGACTTGGTCCCATAGCTGGTATCGGTGCTATTGCTGGTGACATATTCATCCCCCTTTATTTATGTTCCTACGGTTCCTTGGTCTGTTATAGAATCATGTTCTGTAACGGTCGCAGGCTTCACTTGAGCTGCAGATTTTTTTCTCCGGCATTTGGGTTCATCATTTCATAGAGAACTTGTTTTACTTCATCAGGTATTTTTATATAAGTTCCATCTGGGTTTAGGTTATTATTTTTTTTAAAAGAATTAATTGCTTCGATTGCTGATTGAATACCAGAAAATTTATACTTAATAGTGTCCCAATTTTTGATAATAAATCGATCTATAGCTTCTGAGAAAGGTTTTGTCATATCATTGCCAAAAGCATGAGTATTTGTTCTTTTTGGGTTTGGTTCAAGAAGACCATGAAAATGTAAGATGTATTTCATCCCCATATTGTCTAGTTTTTTCGGGTCGTTATATTCTTTAGTAAAAGCAGTTTTTACTTCTGCGGATTTTGTAGGATCATTTTTGTGAGTTTTCCTGGCATCCAGTTCTGATCTGTCTTTTGCATAAAATTTTTGCCATTCAGTTAGTTGATCTGACTGTTCTTTTTTTTTGGTTCCAGGTTTTTTTGCTTTTTTGGCTATTGGATCTTTATCTGCAGCTTTACCTGATCTTTCTCCTCCTTTTTCTCCAGGTTTTGTCTTAGCAACAGGTACTGGAGCTATAGGGCCTTGAGGTGCAGGAGTATCAGGTGGTGTTTCTGTAGGTGGTGCTGCGTGAGTTGGTTTCGGACCACCGGCTTCAGGAGGTTTCCCTCCTGTTGTTGCTGGTCCCGCTTTCGCCGGAGCTGGAGGTTTTACTTCCGCAGCTGGTTGTGAACCTGGTGCCTTAGGCGCGCCGGAAGATGTTGCCGGTGGTGCATTTGGCCGCGGCGGCGACATTGGCGCGGCGCCTCTTGATCCATCTGATGGCGGAGTATAAGTTGCAGCTTGTGAAGATTTGGAAAAGAGATAGTCATATGCCAGGATTCCTCCTACAATCAGAAACGGCGCCGCAGGCGGGAACAGAGCGCAGAGCCCTCCCAGAATTGCCGCGAAAAGTCCCTTTTTCAAGATTGAGCCCCAGGAAAATCCTGAGCTTTCGCTGACAGGAGGCTTTGCTGCTTGAGGCGGAGGCGGCGCTGCTGGCGCTCCTGCTTGCCCTATAGGTGATGAAGCATTTGCCATATCTTACCTTTCCTTATTCGTTATATTTTTTTGCTCAGGTTGATTCGCGGCCATACTGAAATTTTCCACAAAGTTGATTTTAAAAGAATTATTTGAATGATCAGAATTGGCGGATTTATGCAGATAAATACCTTCTTCGCCAACCTTTTCATCGCCCAGCGCTCCCAAAAATCCTTTATAGTTCTGGATAAGCAGGCGATAGAGGTTTTCATAAGCATTGATAAAGGACAGCATAAACGTATCATGATCTATCTGATTAGCGGCAATTACAGAGATGGAGAAAGGTTCCAGATACAGCCCGCTTTCAAGAAGAATATTTTTGTTGGCGTCTGCCATCAGCAATCTTTCTGTTCTGATTATTTTTTGTATTTTTTTTAGTTTGAACTTACTTTTCGTTATGTAACCGGCAACCCAGTCTTTAATAAAACTTATTGAACTGGCGCATTTCTCAATAGCTTTAATTGCCGAAGGTGCTTGACTACCTATGGTTTGTAAATATTGAGCGAAAAGTTCCTCAATATCGGTTTTCACATTGTGCAGGGAACAATTATAAGTAAAAAGTTGTATGTTGATCAGTTTATAAGCGCCGTTCCAGGTAATGGCAGTATATCTGCCCTGCAAGCGTATCCTTCGGTCCAGATATTTTTCAGCCAGTTTTAATAAAAATTCATCGATTTTTTTATTTATTTTTTCAGGGTCCATATATAATTATACCTAGCTAGATATATTTATGCCCTGAAATATTAAATGTTAAACTATAAAAAATCAGACATGGTTAATATTGACAATAACTTGAATTAACTTACAATAAGCACATGATTTTCAGTGGAAAAAAGTGATGAGAAAAAAACTTTCAGCAATATTTTTAGTATGTTCGGCTGTATTTTTTTTAGAGTCTTGTGTGGATATCAAACAGCCGCAAGTTAGATTCGACCGTACAGAAATAACCGGTCTTGATATGCAGAAAGCCAGGGCCAATTTTATTTTCAAAATACAAAATCCCAACTCTATAGGTCTGGACGAAGCCAGTTATGATTACAAATTAAGTATCAACAATCTGGATTTTCTGGAAGCTAAAAATAATAAATTCTCATTGCCGGCCAACAGGGAAAGCACTGTCATCCTGCCTGTTGAAGTAAATTACATAAAAGCGTTTAATACTATGGAATTGTTTGCCAAAAGCATATTATCCGGACAGGACAGCATTCCCTATGAACTTAGCGGAAATTTTCATTTTCAGTTTATAGCTTTTCCCATTAGCATTCCTTTCAAGCAGAAAGGTGTGGTTCCCTTACCGGTTTTACCGGGAATTACTATAAAAAGTGTAAGTATTGAAAAGGCCGGCTTAACCGACATTGTTTTAAATTTCAAGGTAGGTTTGAATAATAATAATAATTTTACCTTACCTTTGCAAAACATGGACTATCAGGTAAAAATAAACGGTCAGAATGTCGCGGGCGGTGTCGCCGCCGATATTACGGATATCGCCCAAAACAGCAGCCGGGATGTGAGTGTTTTAGTAAAAACCAATATTTTTCAACTCGGCGAACAGCTAATGAGTGTTCTTAACCGTAAAGGGTTTAATTACCGTTTTTCCGGCAATCTAAGGACAGGTGACATGTCTGTCCCTTTTGATATAGCGGGAAGTTCCGAAAACAATTAAATGTTAATCCCGAAAAAACTTTTTTTATTTGGTCTTTTTATTTTAGCTTTCACCAATATTATTTTCGCTTCGCATATTTTGGAATATGGTCCGACCAGCGGAAATTATCTGCTTTATATTCCAGATAAACCTGCAGAGAAAATGATCGTGACTTTGCATGGTTCGGGCGAAAGGGCAAATATGTATTTGAGCGGTTGGCAAAAAGAGGCTGATGCCCGCGGTTATTACATTTTGGCTATAAATTCAAACGATAAAAACGGCTGGGCCGGAAGTGACGTGCAAAGAGTAAGGCAGATAGTAGAGAAAGCTAAGAAAATTTACCACATAAGGTATACACTCTTGAATGGCGCATCGGCCGGCGGGCATTTCGCGCTTTATCTGGCAATAGTTTATCCGCAGGATTTCAGCGCGGTCGCTACCTTTATGGGCATTGTCATGGAGTCACTGAAGGAAGCTATGCAAAAGTATCATGTCCAGGGCGGGAAAGTCCCTATTTTGCTTATTCATGGAACTCTGGACAATAAAATACCCGTAGTAAATGCCCGCTGGAACTATTTTTTTCTAAAGGACCAGAGCTTTAATGTGACTTTTTGGGAAGAACCTGATATGCAGCATGAATTTTATACCAAAGATAATTCCAAAATCCTGAACTGGTTTGAATCTGTCATAAAATAAATTTTCCCGGAATTTCTTTAACAAATCTCCGATATATTAATAGATAATATGCGGGGAATATAATGTTATTACAAAAAAAAGTTATTGCTCAAAAATTTCAAAGGCTCAGACAATTAAGAATAGATTTTTCTTTACAGAAACAAAAGTCGGAAGAGAAAATTTTAACCTTAGGAAGTTACAAGGGAAAAGTAAATAAGGAAAATTGCTTTGAAGTTTTTAAGCTTTTATACAATTATTCGTTATTACCGGCCAAACAAAAACCCGAAGGCCAGAAAGATAAAATCGAGATTATCAGTGAGCTGAAAAGGTTGGATTTCAGGTTGGAACTGGAAGAGTATCTAAAGAAAAACATACTCAAGCAAACAACAGATGAAATTATGACATGCTGTGGCATATTATATTATTTTACCAGCAGCGTAAGCCAGAAAAATGAAGATATTCATGACAATATAAAACTTATGCATAAGATTTTTAGTAATGGCAATACAAATTATCAGATCAAAGCATATTGCGCCATTAATATTATGTTCCTCTATAAAAAAGCTAAACAACAATATGACAATTTTTTAATAAATCATTTTAAAGGGTATTACAAAACCAGGTTTAGACTTAAAGACGCAAACGATAAATATAAAAGAGATATAAAAAAGATGGGGGGAATTTATGAACCGCTCCTTGATATATTCAAGCCCAGGATATTTCCGTTTAAGGAAATACGTTTCATGCTGACAGCCCTGAAACTGCTAGATAGTATGCAGGGCTATATGCAGTACGAAAGAGATTTGCTGGAAAGAGGTATCAGAGAATATTTAAGTCACCATCAAAGGTTTAAGGAATATATTCCTGCACAATATATTGGAGATTTTGAGATGCTGGAAGTTTACTTCCGGTCTACACGCATTTCAAACGGTAACAGATAGTTCCATAATCATCCAAAAAATTTAATGTTTTCACAACCTGCTTTCAGGGGAATACTATTAATATAAAATAATAGGGGGAGTTACATGAAAATCATTGCTTTAAAGGAAAAAAGTACCTTTGATATAAATAAGAAGATTAACGAAGCATTAAATTTGCAGTCTCTTCAAAACCCGATTACTCAGTACGCGGATATTCTAACCTGTATGAATTAGTCCAGAAAGATTGTGTAACTTAGATCCGCAAAAGTTTTAAACATGGCGCTTACACTACAGTATTTTTCCTGAGATAGTTGTACTGCTTTTTCCACCTGTTCTCTGCCCAGATTTTTACCTTTTAAATGGTATTCCAATCTTACATTTGTAAAAATTTTGGGGTGTTCTTCCGCTTCATCTGCATCGGCAGTAATATAAAATTCATCAATATTCTGACGCATTTTTTTTAAAATGGAAACCACATCAATTCCCGTACAACCGCATAACCCGGCCAGGAGCAGTTCTTTAGGGGTCATTCCTTCACCCGCACCACCAACCTCCGGATGAGCATCCATAATTACACTTTTTTGTTCATCATTTATACTTTTAAATTGCAATCCATCTTTATAATGTGTAGTAATTCTCATAAGTTATCCTTTCTTACCATTGTTTTAATGCCTGTTTGAGGAGAGGGTTATTGATATATATAATATTTAATTCTCCATAGACTGAAATCATCAATATATTTTTTACTACTTCTTTTTCCAGTTCTGTAAGAGACATCTGGTTTACCGCAGTCTCAAAGTTTTTGGATTCGGGCAGGATATTTCCTTTTTCATCAATCAATCCTTTTTGAATTAATAACTGCCATATTTCATCCGGACGGTTGGGATTATTTTTACTAGTGTAAGATAAAGCCTGGTCAAGGAGGGATCTTAAATTACGCTTATTTTTTTCAGACTTATAAAATGAACCGGATGAAAAAGACAGCCAGATCTGCATATTGCCGGTATTCCAGAAAACTTCTTCGGATTTGCTGGCAGTATCATATCTTTGCTGGGCAGGGTTTCCATACTTGTTCTTAAAAAATAAAGCTATGTTATCATATTGCTGCTGATCAGCCAGCAGACCGTAATGAATAAGCAGGCACTGTTCTTTATTAAAGAGGAAGACAAGCCGTCCTTTCTGGTTGAAGTATTCACCGGTAACCGCGTAGGCGGTTGTGTAAGGCAGGCCCAGATATGATGAGTTCAGGTATTGGCTGTAAATATCGTTATTGTCGTTAATATTGGTGATATTCTGATCTTTAAAATGTTCCATGAAGTCATTT
This genomic interval carries:
- a CDS encoding LEA type 2 family protein, with the translated sequence MRKKLSAIFLVCSAVFFLESCVDIKQPQVRFDRTEITGLDMQKARANFIFKIQNPNSIGLDEASYDYKLSINNLDFLEAKNNKFSLPANRESTVILPVEVNYIKAFNTMELFAKSILSGQDSIPYELSGNFHFQFIAFPISIPFKQKGVVPLPVLPGITIKSVSIEKAGLTDIVLNFKVGLNNNNNFTLPLQNMDYQVKINGQNVAGGVAADITDIAQNSSRDVSVLVKTNIFQLGEQLMSVLNRKGFNYRFSGNLRTGDMSVPFDIAGSSENN
- a CDS encoding alpha/beta hydrolase-fold protein, producing the protein MLIPKKLFLFGLFILAFTNIIFASHILEYGPTSGNYLLYIPDKPAEKMIVTLHGSGERANMYLSGWQKEADARGYYILAINSNDKNGWAGSDVQRVRQIVEKAKKIYHIRYTLLNGASAGGHFALYLAIVYPQDFSAVATFMGIVMESLKEAMQKYHVQGGKVPILLIHGTLDNKIPVVNARWNYFFLKDQSFNVTFWEEPDMQHEFYTKDNSKILNWFESVIK
- a CDS encoding OsmC family protein, with protein sequence MRITTHYKDGLQFKSINDEQKSVIMDAHPEVGGAGEGMTPKELLLAGLCGCTGIDVVSILKKMRQNIDEFYITADADEAEEHPKIFTNVRLEYHLKGKNLGREQVEKAVQLSQEKYCSVSAMFKTFADLSYTIFLD